One segment of Nitrospirae bacterium CG2_30_53_67 DNA contains the following:
- a CDS encoding phosphoribosylpyrophosphate synthetase yields MKIFSGNSDPELAKEICGHLNISLGDAEVSTFSDGEIMVQINENVRGRDVFVVQSTCNPVNHNLMELLIMIDAMKRASARRITAVLPYYGYARQDRKVLPRVPITAKLVADLITTAGANRVLTMDLHAGQIQGFFNIPVDNLYSAPILLDYFRKNGMHGEGCVVVSPDAGGVQRARAFAKRLNASLAIIDKRRTMPNESKVMNLIGEVEGKKALILDDMVDTAGTLAEASSAIMNQGAMSVSACCTHPVLSGPALTRINESALNKVVATNSIPFKKGDQCKKIVILSIGELFSKAIQNIHEETTISTLFE; encoded by the coding sequence ATGAAGATCTTTTCCGGAAACTCCGATCCGGAGCTTGCAAAAGAAATCTGCGGGCATTTGAATATTTCTCTGGGAGATGCCGAGGTCAGCACCTTCAGCGACGGTGAGATCATGGTGCAGATCAATGAAAACGTGAGAGGCCGGGATGTTTTTGTGGTCCAATCCACCTGTAACCCGGTCAATCACAACCTGATGGAACTCCTGATCATGATCGATGCCATGAAGAGGGCTTCGGCCCGCCGCATTACGGCCGTTCTTCCTTATTACGGCTATGCCAGGCAGGACCGTAAGGTCCTTCCGAGGGTTCCCATCACCGCCAAGCTTGTGGCCGATCTCATCACCACCGCAGGAGCGAATCGCGTCTTAACCATGGACCTGCACGCGGGTCAGATTCAAGGGTTTTTCAATATCCCGGTGGACAACCTGTATTCCGCTCCGATACTCCTCGACTATTTTCGAAAGAACGGAATGCATGGGGAGGGCTGCGTGGTGGTCTCACCGGATGCGGGCGGCGTGCAACGCGCCCGGGCCTTTGCCAAACGGCTCAATGCCTCTCTCGCCATCATTGACAAGCGGCGTACCATGCCCAATGAATCCAAGGTCATGAACCTGATCGGTGAAGTGGAAGGGAAAAAGGCATTGATCCTGGATGACATGGTGGATACCGCAGGAACTCTGGCTGAAGCATCCAGCGCGATTATGAACCAGGGGGCCATGAGCGTCTCCGCGTGCTGTACGCATCCGGTCCTGTCAGGCCCGGCCCTGACCCGGATCAATGAATCGGCCCTGAACAAGGTTGTAGCGACCAACAGTATCCCCTTCAAGAAAGGGGATCAGTGCAAAAAGATCGTGATCCT
- a CDS encoding septation protein SpoVG, giving the protein MEITEVHIFPVADKMLKAYATITIDDCFVVRDLKVIEGRKGIFVAMPSRRRSDGTFKDTAHPLDTETRERIQEKVLSEYWTVIKSRTMGLGEGSGS; this is encoded by the coding sequence ATGGAAATTACAGAGGTTCACATCTTTCCGGTAGCAGACAAGATGCTGAAGGCTTATGCAACGATTACCATTGATGATTGTTTTGTGGTTCGAGATTTAAAAGTGATCGAGGGACGAAAAGGGATCTTTGTGGCCATGCCCAGCCGACGCCGGTCGGACGGGACGTTTAAGGATACGGCGCATCCCCTGGATACGGAGACACGCGAGAGAATTCAAGAAAAAGTATTGAGCGAATATTGGACGGTCATCAAGAGCCGGACTATGGGATTGGGAGAGGGGAGCGGATCCTGA